A stretch of Alkalicella caledoniensis DNA encodes these proteins:
- a CDS encoding sugar phosphate nucleotidyltransferase, which yields MAGGKGTRLRPLTCGLPKPMVPIINKPVMEHGINLLKRHEITDIAVTMAYLPENIEGYFETGKKWGVNLNYFIEDVPLGTAGSVRNTGDFLDETFIVISGDALTDLDLDAAIKFHQFNNSKATLVLRKEKVPLEYGVVITDDNGKVIRFLEKPSWGEVFSNTINTGIYILEPEVMEYYTKGENFDFSKDLFPRLLNDKIPMYGYVTDDYWCDIGALEPYKQTQFDLLSQKVNLPMGVKEIEKGVWIDEGTLVSNNAKLIPPVYIGKNCVINENSSIGPFTVIGNDCKIGPSASLKNTTLWNNCTFGSLSEARGTVICSKVTIGSKVKLYENSVIGEGSIIKDNSTIKQDIKIWPQKTVEKNATLTQNLIWGTSAKKNVFGVRNISGDLNTDITPEFATKLGAAFASIFKDEGALIISGDESKGTCLIKNALIAGVQSTGTRPIKVNNCLLPMSRFAIRYYNALGGIHVKKDPTSNNRVNIEFLNNKGANIPKNVERDIENTLCTEGINRCSVEDIKDVIEVDNLSYFYGEECKKLLQDINQIKKNSPKIFLTSSSQQELELATALLKSIGCKVDVEITSKPSLDRIRARVWEGKYSFGALMQGNGESLSLVDGKGRVVEKENYFFLVSLLLLKKGEDINLIAPHTFPTVFENLGKTYNRQVVRTKSNPASVMNEMLKEDKITGNYLQFILNYNAIWGLGIIVDYLVNNTITLSQLISELPVYFYKKQEIPCDWEDKGRIIKELIMENKEEDLELFEGVRIKDERGWGLILPDHELPVFNIYTQGHNEEYAQELCDLFTEKVKSKLKNQR from the coding sequence ATGGCGGGAGGTAAAGGTACTAGGTTAAGACCTTTGACATGTGGTTTACCAAAACCAATGGTGCCTATAATTAATAAACCAGTAATGGAGCACGGTATTAATTTATTAAAAAGACACGAAATCACAGATATAGCTGTCACAATGGCTTATCTTCCAGAAAATATAGAAGGCTATTTTGAAACAGGAAAAAAATGGGGGGTAAATCTAAACTATTTTATTGAGGATGTACCCCTGGGCACTGCAGGTAGTGTGCGAAACACCGGTGATTTCCTAGATGAAACTTTTATAGTTATAAGTGGTGATGCATTGACAGACTTGGACTTAGATGCTGCCATTAAGTTTCATCAATTTAATAACTCAAAAGCTACCCTTGTTCTAAGAAAGGAAAAGGTCCCCTTAGAATACGGAGTTGTTATAACTGATGACAATGGTAAGGTAATAAGGTTTTTGGAGAAACCAAGCTGGGGTGAAGTATTCAGCAATACCATAAATACAGGGATTTATATATTAGAGCCAGAGGTTATGGAGTATTACACTAAAGGTGAAAATTTTGACTTCAGCAAAGACCTTTTTCCAAGACTTTTAAATGATAAGATACCAATGTACGGATATGTTACAGATGACTACTGGTGTGATATAGGTGCCCTAGAACCTTATAAGCAAACTCAGTTTGACTTGTTATCTCAAAAGGTTAATTTACCAATGGGAGTCAAAGAAATAGAAAAAGGTGTTTGGATTGATGAAGGGACACTAGTCTCAAATAATGCAAAGCTCATACCACCTGTTTATATTGGAAAGAACTGTGTTATAAATGAAAATTCCAGTATAGGGCCTTTTACAGTTATAGGAAATGACTGTAAAATTGGGCCAAGTGCCTCACTAAAAAATACAACTCTTTGGAATAACTGTACTTTTGGAAGCCTAAGTGAGGCCAGGGGAACTGTAATTTGTAGCAAGGTAACTATTGGGTCGAAGGTAAAACTTTACGAAAACTCTGTTATAGGTGAAGGTTCAATAATAAAAGACAATTCTACCATCAAGCAAGATATAAAAATTTGGCCACAAAAGACAGTGGAAAAAAATGCTACACTTACTCAAAACTTGATTTGGGGTACATCTGCTAAGAAAAATGTATTTGGTGTAAGAAATATTTCAGGTGACTTAAATACTGATATAACACCAGAATTCGCTACAAAACTTGGCGCAGCATTTGCTAGTATCTTTAAAGATGAAGGGGCTCTTATAATAAGCGGCGATGAAAGTAAAGGCACATGCCTTATAAAAAATGCACTAATAGCAGGTGTTCAATCCACGGGTACAAGGCCAATAAAGGTGAACAACTGTCTTCTACCCATGTCCCGCTTTGCCATTAGGTATTATAATGCACTAGGTGGTATACATGTAAAAAAAGATCCCACAAGTAATAATAGGGTCAACATTGAATTTCTAAATAATAAAGGTGCCAATATACCTAAAAATGTGGAAAGAGACATAGAAAACACCCTTTGTACAGAGGGGATAAACAGATGTAGTGTAGAAGATATAAAAGATGTAATAGAAGTAGACAATCTATCTTATTTCTATGGAGAAGAATGTAAAAAACTATTACAAGATATTAACCAAATCAAAAAAAACAGTCCAAAGATTTTTTTAACTTCTTCTTCCCAACAAGAGTTAGAATTAGCCACAGCGTTATTAAAAAGTATAGGCTGTAAGGTGGATGTGGAAATAACCTCGAAACCCTCTTTAGATAGAATTAGAGCAAGGGTGTGGGAAGGAAAATATTCCTTTGGAGCATTGATGCAAGGTAATGGAGAAAGTTTGTCATTAGTAGATGGTAAAGGTAGAGTAGTGGAAAAGGAAAACTACTTTTTTTTAGTATCACTACTACTACTTAAGAAAGGTGAAGATATTAATCTAATAGCTCCACATACATTCCCCACAGTGTTTGAGAACTTAGGGAAAACTTATAACAGACAAGTTGTTAGAACAAAGTCTAACCCTGCATCAGTCATGAACGAGATGCTAAAGGAAGACAAAATTACAGGTAACTACTTACAGTTTATCCTAAACTATAATGCAATTTGGGGCTTAGGGATTATAGTAGACTATTTAGTGAATAATACAATAACCCTTTCACAACTAATTAGCGAGCTTCCCGTATATTTCTACAAAAAACAAGAGATCCCCTGTGATTGGGAGGATAAAGGGCGTATTATCAAGGAATTGATAATGGAAAATAAAGAGGAAGATTTAGAGTTGTTTGAAGGAGTTCGCATTAAAGATGAAAGGGGTTGGGGACTAATACTACCTGACCACGAGCTCCCTGTATTTAATATATACACACAAGGGCATAATGAGGAATACGCTCAAGAACTGTGTGATTTGTTCACAGAAAAAGTGAAATCTAAGTTAAAAAATCAAAGGTAA
- a CDS encoding helicase C-terminal domain-containing protein, whose amino-acid sequence MGEQMREEFLELFQSQDEKHFLAFGVLGGIFSEGIDLVGRRLIGAAIVGVGLPQMCLERDLIMDHFSHGHRGFDYSYMYPGFNKVLQGVGRVIRTENDEGVILLMDKRYGDFRYRKLFPTHWQSLEYISNSKQLTEKLDKFWG is encoded by the coding sequence ATGGGAGAGCAAATGAGGGAGGAATTTTTAGAACTTTTCCAATCCCAAGATGAAAAACATTTTTTAGCTTTCGGAGTCCTTGGAGGTATTTTCTCAGAAGGAATTGACTTAGTGGGCAGAAGACTTATCGGAGCTGCCATAGTTGGGGTGGGATTGCCGCAGATGTGTTTAGAAAGGGATCTTATCATGGATCACTTTAGCCACGGACATAGGGGGTTTGATTATTCATATATGTACCCTGGTTTCAACAAGGTTTTACAAGGTGTGGGAAGGGTTATACGTACAGAAAATGATGAAGGAGTCATACTACTAATGGATAAGAGGTATGGGGATTTTCGCTATCGCAAGCTGTTTCCTACCCATTGGCAGAGCCTAGAATATATATCAAATTCAAAGCAGTTGACAGAAAAACTAGATAAGTTTTGGGGATAG
- a CDS encoding ATP-dependent DNA helicase: MSNREIKISIRNLVEFVGRAGDLDTKAIGSSVRAVEGTRAHQKVQKSYKENYTPEVTLKYNTAYKDFQISLEGRADGILLEGDRIIVDEIKSTTRDLDDVKGDNPLHWGQVKCYGYIYCHVQGLSGVDLQLTYYNIDTGETKKIIQTHSKEELKNFLYDLIGKYSQWVELMSKWQVIRNSSIAAAQFPFQTYRKGQRELAVAVYKTIKDGKKGYFQAPTGIGKTISTLFPTVKAMGEDRVEKIFYLTAKTITRQVAEEAVDKMSHKGLKLKSITLTAKDKICFMDETKCNPDYCPYAKGHFDRVNDAILQILEKESIITRDIIQKYAILHKVCPFEYGLDVAIWADLVICDYNYAFDPRVYLKRFFQDNDKNYVFLVDEAHNLVDRAREMFSAELFKRNFLDVKKSLDKKDKGIIKALNKINSYFLELKNNCGEKENYTQKEEPKELYPMLHGFLTVTEKYLMENEEENSLLLDLFFKVYQFIKISEYYSKNHVTYWEVLGSDMKIKMFCLNPTELLKEAIDRASGTVFFSATLNPTEYYKDLLGGNEDDYILGLSSPFDKNNMKVIVDKTISTYYKDREDNYLKISENLYNFINSKKGNYFAFFPSYAFMNRVYDLFIESYPDIETAIQKVKWESK; encoded by the coding sequence ATGAGTAATAGGGAAATAAAAATATCCATACGTAATCTTGTAGAATTTGTGGGTAGAGCTGGAGATTTAGACACGAAGGCTATAGGAAGTTCAGTTAGGGCAGTGGAAGGAACCCGGGCTCATCAAAAAGTGCAGAAATCTTATAAAGAAAACTACACACCAGAGGTTACCTTAAAATATAATACTGCCTATAAAGACTTCCAAATATCCTTAGAAGGTAGAGCTGATGGCATACTACTTGAAGGTGACAGGATAATTGTAGATGAAATAAAATCAACCACTAGAGATCTTGATGACGTTAAAGGTGATAATCCTTTACATTGGGGCCAAGTAAAATGTTACGGTTACATTTACTGTCATGTCCAGGGATTAAGTGGTGTAGACCTACAGTTAACCTACTACAATATCGACACAGGTGAAACAAAAAAAATAATACAAACACATAGTAAAGAAGAACTAAAAAACTTTCTTTACGACCTGATAGGTAAATACTCCCAGTGGGTTGAGCTGATGTCAAAATGGCAGGTAATTAGAAATAGCTCCATTGCAGCTGCACAATTCCCATTTCAAACCTATAGAAAAGGCCAAAGGGAGCTTGCAGTAGCTGTTTATAAAACTATTAAAGATGGTAAAAAAGGCTATTTTCAAGCACCTACTGGTATCGGTAAAACCATCTCAACACTTTTTCCAACAGTTAAAGCCATGGGAGAAGATAGAGTTGAGAAAATATTTTATCTTACAGCAAAAACCATTACTCGGCAGGTGGCAGAAGAAGCTGTGGACAAAATGTCTCATAAGGGTTTAAAGTTAAAGTCCATAACCTTAACTGCAAAGGATAAGATATGCTTTATGGATGAAACTAAGTGTAACCCTGATTACTGCCCCTATGCTAAGGGACACTTCGATAGAGTCAATGACGCAATTTTGCAAATTCTAGAAAAAGAGAGCATTATAACACGGGATATAATTCAAAAGTATGCCATTTTGCATAAGGTTTGCCCCTTTGAGTATGGATTAGATGTTGCTATTTGGGCAGACCTAGTTATATGTGACTACAATTATGCCTTCGATCCTAGGGTCTACTTAAAACGCTTCTTTCAAGACAATGATAAAAACTACGTTTTTTTAGTTGATGAAGCACACAACCTTGTGGATAGAGCCAGGGAAATGTTTTCGGCGGAATTATTCAAAAGAAACTTCTTAGATGTCAAAAAATCATTAGATAAGAAGGACAAAGGGATAATTAAGGCTTTAAATAAAATAAATTCCTACTTTTTAGAGTTAAAGAACAATTGTGGAGAAAAGGAAAATTATACTCAAAAGGAAGAGCCTAAAGAACTATATCCTATGTTGCATGGATTTCTAACGGTTACGGAAAAGTATCTTATGGAAAATGAAGAGGAAAATAGTTTGTTGTTAGATTTATTTTTTAAAGTATATCAATTCATCAAGATAAGTGAGTACTACTCTAAAAATCATGTTACTTATTGGGAAGTATTGGGTTCAGACATGAAAATCAAGATGTTTTGCCTAAACCCCACAGAACTATTAAAGGAAGCCATTGACAGGGCATCAGGTACTGTATTTTTTTCTGCAACTTTAAACCCTACAGAGTACTATAAAGATCTATTAGGCGGAAATGAAGACGATTATATCTTAGGGCTTTCTTCCCCATTTGATAAAAATAACATGAAAGTTATAGTAGATAAAACTATCTCCACCTATTATAAAGATAGGGAAGATAACTATTTAAAGATATCAGAAAATCTATATAACTTTATAAATAGCAAGAAAGGCAATTATTTCGCTTTTTTCCCATCCTACGCCTTTATGAATCGAGTGTACGATTTGTTTATAGAAAGCTACCCTGATATTGAAACTGCTATACAAAAGGTGAAATGGGAGAGCAAATGA